The following proteins are encoded in a genomic region of Salminus brasiliensis chromosome 25, fSalBra1.hap2, whole genome shotgun sequence:
- the cbx6a gene encoding chromobox protein homolog 6a has product MELSAMGDRVFAAEAILKRRVRKGHIEYLVKWKGWALKHSTWEPEENILDDRLITAFERKEREQELYGPKKRGPKPKNFLLKARAHVGEPSPRSSSTRNTPPRSSSSAVAPPNPSSSSSASSLAPTPRLHSLAASHKLKKDIHRCHRMSRRPLPRPDPDGSSFSSRPPISPFSETVRILNRRVKPREVKRGRIILNLKVIDKCSGRATNRRPAQSNQGRAQIPSRNRIIGKRQGEMPYRPFHPPMKMLGFPMYGQPFGLQPFPPVPVETSRRAGSTSGTNSRGGRCSPSRSPRKPPDFPYQSPPSPSSSSGSESDTSSPPQIQPGPPQAPPPETAPSSPPVLSPETPSRVSDAPQNRPSGAKPASASNPSSFLPSSPSLSSSSSSSSLEDEDERAQTLPAPARGGKRKPCRRIRTSRPAAEKRALKRGDPDWRPEQAPSCTNVVVTDVATNHLTVTIKEFCKPGASSTGSAPPSPSQAKNPRSSDPSATQSSPASSSFTQ; this is encoded by the exons ATGGAGCTGTCGGCCATGGGAGACCGCGTGTTCGCCGCCGAAGCCATCCTGAAGCGGCGCGTGCGGAAA GGTCACATTGAGTATCTCGTGAAATGGAAAGGATGGGCACTGAA GCACAGCACATGGGAGCCTGAGGAAAACATCCTGGACGATCGGCTCATCACAGCCTTCGAGCGGAA ggagcgagagcaagagcTCTACGGCCCAAAGAAGCGAGGACCCAAACCAAAAAACTTTCTCCTCAAG GCAAGAGCTCATGTCGGTGAACCGTCGCCCCGAAGCTCCAGCACTCGAAACACTCCTCCTCGCTCTTCTTCCTCAGCCGTCGCCCCTCCCAAtccttcatcttcctcatctGCTTCTTCCCTGGCGCCAACGCCCCGATTGCACTCCCTGGCTGCCTCACACAAGCTGAAGAAGGACATCCATCGCTGCCACCGGATGTCCCGGCGGCCTTTGCCCCGGCCTGACCCAGACggctcctccttttcctcccGGCCGCCAATCTCTCCGTTCTCTGAGACGGTGCGCATCCTCAACCGCAGGGTCAAGCCACGAGAGGTCAAGCGGGGTCGCATCATCCTCAATCTAAAGGTTATCGACAAATGTAGTGGCAGAGCAACCAACAGGAGGCCAGCTCAGTCAAATCAAGGACGGGCACAGATCCCATCCCGGAATCGCATCATTGGGAAGAGGCAGGGCGAAATGCCCTACAGGCCCTTCCATCCTCCCATGAAAATGCTTGGCTTCCCCATGTATGGCCAACCGTTCGGGCTTCAGCCCTTCCCACCAGTTCCAGTCGAAACTAGCAGAAGAGCAGGATCTACCTCTGGAACGAATAGCAGGGGTGGACGATGTAGTCCGAGTAGGTCCCCAAGAAAGCCACCTGACTTTCCATACCAGTCGCCTCCCTCACCCTCCAGCTCAAGCGGGTCTGAAAGTGACACCTCTTCTCCGCCCCAAATCCAGCCTGGACCACCTCAGGCACCGCCACCTGAGACTGCCCCATCCTCCCCGCCAGTACTAAGTCCAGAAACCCCGTCCCGCGTCTCTGACGCCCCTCAGAACCGCCCTAGTGGTGCCAAGCCTGCATCTGCATCAAACCCCTCGTCCTTCTTGCCCTCTTCGCCgtctctttcttcttcctcctcttcatcgTCGCTTGAAGACGAAGACGAGAGGGCTCAGACTCTCCCCGCTCCGGCAAGAGGTGGAAAGAGGAAACCGTGCCGGCGAATCCGGACGTCCCGCCCGGCAGCAGAAAAGCGGGCCCTGAAAAGGGGCGACCCTGACTGGCGTCCTGAACAGGCACCCAGCTGCACCAACGTGGTGGTCACTGACGTGGCCACCAACCACCTCACCGTCACCATTAAGGAATTCTGCAAGCCTGGAGCCAGTTCCACAGGTTCTGCGCCCCCGTCGCCATCCCAAGCCAAGAACCCCCGCTCTTCCGACCCCTCTGCCACCCAGTCCTCTCCAGCTAGTAGCTCATTCACCCAGTAA